The Salmonella enterica subsp. houtenae serovar Houten genome has a segment encoding these proteins:
- the fucP_1 gene encoding sugar:proton symporter has translation MNDKNIVQMPDGYLNKTPLFQFILLSCLFPLWGCAAALNDILITQFKSVFSLSNFASALVQSAFYGGYFLIAIPASLVIKKTSYKVAILIGLTLYIVGCTLFFPASHMATYTMFLAAIFAIAIGLSFLETAANTYSSMIGPKAYATLRLNISQTFYPIGAAAGILLGKYLVFSEGESLEKQMAGMNAEQVHNFKVLMLENTLEPYKYMIMVLVVVMILFLLTRFPTCKVAQTTSHKRPSALDTLRYLASNARFRRGIVAQFLYVGMQVAVWSFTIRLALELGDINERDASTFMVYSFACFFIGKFIANILMTRFNPEKVLILYSVIGALFLAYVALAPSFSAVYVAVLVSVLFGPCWATIYAGTLDTVDNEHTEMAGAVIVMAIVGAAVVPAIQGYVADMFHSLQLSFLVSMLCFVYVGVYFWRESKVRGNLAEVAAS, from the coding sequence ATGAACGATAAAAACATCGTTCAGATGCCCGACGGGTATCTGAATAAGACACCTCTGTTCCAGTTTATTTTGTTATCCTGTTTATTCCCATTATGGGGATGCGCAGCCGCGTTAAATGATATTCTGATTACGCAATTTAAAAGTGTATTTTCGCTGAGCAACTTTGCTTCGGCATTAGTACAAAGCGCCTTTTATGGCGGTTATTTTTTAATTGCTATTCCGGCCTCGCTGGTCATTAAAAAAACCAGTTATAAAGTGGCGATACTTATCGGCCTGACGCTGTACATTGTTGGCTGTACGCTCTTTTTCCCGGCGTCGCACATGGCGACCTACACCATGTTCCTCGCGGCGATTTTCGCCATTGCGATTGGCCTGAGTTTCCTGGAAACGGCGGCGAATACCTACAGTTCGATGATCGGGCCAAAAGCCTACGCAACGCTGCGGCTGAATATCAGCCAGACCTTTTATCCAATCGGTGCGGCGGCAGGAATTTTATTGGGTAAATATCTGGTCTTTTCCGAAGGGGAAAGCCTGGAAAAACAGATGGCCGGCATGAATGCCGAGCAAGTCCACAACTTCAAGGTATTGATGCTGGAAAACACTCTGGAACCCTATAAGTACATGATTATGGTTCTGGTGGTGGTGATGATACTGTTCCTGCTGACGCGTTTCCCGACCTGTAAAGTCGCGCAAACCACGAGTCATAAACGCCCCTCGGCGCTGGATACGCTACGCTATCTCGCCAGCAACGCCCGTTTCCGGCGCGGTATTGTGGCGCAGTTCCTGTATGTGGGAATGCAAGTGGCGGTCTGGTCGTTCACTATCCGTCTGGCGCTGGAGTTAGGCGATATCAATGAGCGCGATGCCTCTACCTTTATGGTCTACAGCTTCGCCTGCTTCTTTATCGGCAAGTTCATCGCCAACATTCTGATGACGCGCTTTAACCCGGAAAAAGTCCTGATTCTTTACTCGGTTATCGGCGCGCTGTTCCTGGCCTACGTGGCGCTGGCGCCAAGCTTTAGCGCGGTATACGTGGCGGTGCTGGTCAGCGTTCTGTTTGGCCCCTGCTGGGCGACCATTTATGCCGGAACGCTCGATACCGTCGATAACGAACATACCGAAATGGCGGGGGCGGTCATCGTGATGGCGATTGTCGGCGCGGCGGTGGTTCCCGCGATTCAGGGCTACGTGGCGGACATGTTCCACTCGCTACAGCTCTCATTCCTGGTTTCCATGCTGTGCTTCGTTTACGTCGGCGTTTACTTCTGGCGCGAAAGCAAAGTACGTGGCAACCTGGCTGAAGTCGCCGCGTCCTGA
- the rbsK_1 gene encoding ribokinase, producing MDIAVIGSNMVDLITYTNQMPKEGETLEAPAFKIGCGGKGANQAVAAAKLNSKVLMLTKVGDDIFADNTIRNLESWGINTTYVEKVPCTSSGVAPIFVNANSSNSILIIKGANKFLSPEDIDRAAEDLKKCQLIVLQLEVQLETVYHAIEFGKKHGIEVLLNPAPALRELDMSYACKCDFFVPNETELEILTGMPVDSCDRIRAAARSLVDKGLNNIIVTMGEKGALWMTRHQEVHVPAFNVNAVDTSGAGDAFIGCFAHYYVQSGDVEAAMKKAVLFAAFSVTGKGTQSSYPSIEQFNEYLSLNE from the coding sequence ATGGATATCGCGGTTATTGGCTCTAACATGGTGGACCTTATCACCTACACCAACCAGATGCCCAAAGAAGGGGAAACTCTGGAGGCGCCGGCGTTTAAAATCGGCTGCGGCGGCAAAGGGGCGAACCAGGCCGTGGCGGCCGCTAAGCTCAATTCAAAAGTATTGATGTTGACCAAAGTGGGCGACGATATTTTTGCCGACAACACCATTCGTAATCTCGAATCCTGGGGGATCAACACGACGTATGTAGAAAAAGTACCGTGTACCAGCAGCGGCGTAGCGCCGATTTTCGTCAACGCCAACTCCAGCAACAGCATTTTGATCATCAAAGGCGCCAACAAGTTTCTCTCGCCGGAAGATATCGATCGCGCGGCGGAAGATTTAAAAAAATGCCAGCTTATTGTTCTGCAACTGGAAGTTCAGCTTGAAACGGTTTATCACGCAATAGAATTTGGCAAGAAACACGGGATTGAAGTGTTATTAAACCCTGCGCCGGCATTACGGGAATTAGATATGTCTTATGCCTGTAAATGTGATTTCTTTGTACCCAATGAAACCGAGCTGGAAATATTAACGGGTATGCCGGTTGATTCCTGCGATCGTATTCGCGCGGCGGCGCGTTCGCTGGTGGATAAGGGGCTTAATAATATTATTGTCACGATGGGCGAAAAGGGTGCGCTATGGATGACGCGTCACCAGGAAGTACATGTTCCGGCGTTTAATGTCAATGCTGTCGATACCAGTGGTGCAGGCGATGCCTTTATCGGCTGTTTCGCGCATTACTATGTCCAGAGCGGAGATGTGGAAGCCGCTATGAAAAAAGCCGTCCTCTTTGCCGCTTTCAGCGTCACCGGGAAAGGCACCCAATCCTCTTATCCAAGCATTGAGCAATTTAATGAGTATCTTTCGTTGAACGAATAA
- a CDS encoding Endoglucanase D Endo-1,4-beta-glucanase D; Cellulase D; EGCCD; Flags: Precursor, whose product MFKPLIASLMLTSAVVYAQPMPLTATRYAQQLGVGMDVDWARTERGIREFDPLVVRDFKAKGLTHVRIRVAGAPTEARLIHLRKLVEACEHYGVIPIIAYQADAYKTDPSASNEKAVINWWSVVARYFAQTSPLLGFDLIYEPADKLNHNMTSLNRVYDKTIRLIHGIDPQRMIFVAPRMRAAPEDLSALKLPTQSQNYVLAEWHIFPWGPLKSGGKYPWTSGTTAEKAAIRARINAAVRWQHKTGHASWVGGWAPGESIKITPVASQFAFARFMACELKKAHIPYAINADTQFYDGEEGAWRPAQEPLLNAMIAPECETPGKKPGERNVKPSVPDAISVTPAAASTPGSAIP is encoded by the coding sequence GTGTTTAAACCGCTTATTGCCTCTCTCATGCTGACCAGCGCGGTCGTCTATGCGCAACCGATGCCATTGACGGCGACGCGCTATGCGCAGCAGCTTGGCGTTGGGATGGATGTTGACTGGGCGCGAACGGAACGGGGTATCCGCGAGTTTGATCCGCTGGTCGTGCGGGATTTTAAGGCAAAAGGGTTAACTCATGTCCGTATCCGTGTGGCCGGTGCGCCGACGGAAGCGCGCCTCATCCATTTGCGTAAGCTGGTAGAAGCCTGCGAACACTATGGCGTCATTCCCATTATTGCCTATCAGGCGGATGCGTATAAGACCGATCCCAGCGCCAGCAATGAAAAAGCGGTAATCAACTGGTGGAGCGTAGTCGCGCGCTATTTTGCTCAGACATCCCCGCTTCTGGGGTTCGATCTCATTTATGAGCCTGCCGACAAACTGAATCATAATATGACGTCGCTGAATCGAGTATATGACAAAACCATCCGCCTGATTCACGGCATTGATCCACAGCGTATGATTTTCGTCGCCCCCCGAATGCGCGCCGCGCCGGAGGATTTGTCGGCGCTTAAACTGCCGACGCAAAGCCAGAATTATGTACTGGCGGAGTGGCACATCTTCCCGTGGGGACCACTGAAAAGCGGCGGTAAATATCCGTGGACATCAGGCACGACGGCGGAAAAAGCGGCAATTCGGGCGCGAATTAACGCTGCGGTTCGCTGGCAGCATAAGACCGGCCATGCAAGCTGGGTGGGCGGGTGGGCGCCGGGAGAGTCGATAAAAATCACGCCAGTTGCTTCACAGTTTGCGTTTGCCCGTTTTATGGCCTGCGAACTGAAAAAAGCGCATATTCCATATGCGATAAACGCGGACACCCAGTTTTATGACGGCGAAGAAGGGGCGTGGCGTCCGGCGCAAGAGCCGCTGCTCAATGCGATGATCGCGCCGGAATGTGAAACGCCCGGCAAAAAGCCGGGCGAGAGGAATGTTAAACCGTCTGTCCCTGATGCGATATCCGTGACGCCAGCGGCAGCCAGCACGCCAGGATCAGCAATCCCATAA
- the ilvN gene encoding acetohydroxy acid synthase I, small subunit, whose translation MQKQSHENVILELTVRNHPGVMTHVCGLFARRAFNVEGILCLPIQGSDQSRIWLLVNDDQRLEQMISQIDKLEDVAKVVRNQSDPTMFTKIAVFFE comes from the coding sequence ATGCAGAAACAATCACATGAGAACGTTATTCTGGAGCTGACCGTTCGCAACCATCCTGGCGTGATGACCCACGTCTGCGGGCTGTTCGCCCGACGTGCTTTCAACGTTGAGGGCATTCTCTGTTTACCGATTCAGGGTAGCGATCAGAGTCGTATCTGGCTTCTGGTTAATGACGATCAGCGGCTTGAACAGATGATAAGTCAGATCGATAAACTGGAAGATGTGGCGAAGGTGGTACGAAACCAGTCCGATCCCACCATGTTCACTAAAATTGCCGTCTTTTTTGAGTAA
- a CDS encoding deoxyribose mutarotase: MTTRITLWRELFSEQPRILLENGDFTVTAFRYASGVEGLKIQNSRGHLVILPWMGQMIWDAQFDGHDLTMRNMFRQPKPAAEVVATYGCFAFHSGLLANGCPSPEDTHPLHGEMPCAAMDDAWLELEDDSLRVAGRYEYVMGFGHHYQAQPAVVMRKASALFDIQMAVTNLASVAMPLQYMCHMNYAYVPNATFRQNIPDTALKLRESVPAHVKPTAQWLAFNQRLLQGEASLATLNEPGFYDPEIVFFVDELDRYTDTPEFCMIAPDGTTFVTRFASAELNYVTRWILYNGDQRVAAFALPATCRPEGFLAAQRNGTLLQLEPQQTRTFTVTTGIV, translated from the coding sequence ATGACAACACGTATTACATTATGGCGAGAGCTTTTTAGCGAGCAGCCGCGTATCTTGCTGGAAAATGGCGATTTTACGGTTACGGCGTTTCGTTACGCCAGCGGCGTGGAAGGACTGAAAATACAAAACAGCCGCGGTCATCTGGTGATCCTGCCCTGGATGGGGCAGATGATTTGGGACGCACAGTTTGACGGTCATGACCTGACTATGCGCAACATGTTCCGCCAGCCGAAGCCGGCTGCGGAAGTGGTGGCGACGTATGGTTGCTTTGCTTTCCATTCCGGACTATTGGCGAATGGCTGCCCGTCGCCGGAAGATACACATCCGCTGCACGGCGAGATGCCCTGCGCTGCCATGGACGACGCCTGGCTGGAGTTAGAGGACGACAGTCTGCGCGTGGCCGGTCGCTACGAGTATGTGATGGGGTTCGGTCATCATTATCAGGCGCAACCTGCGGTGGTAATGCGTAAAGCAAGCGCGCTGTTTGATATTCAGATGGCAGTGACTAACCTGGCTTCGGTCGCCATGCCGCTACAGTACATGTGCCACATGAACTATGCCTATGTGCCGAACGCTACGTTCCGCCAGAATATCCCGGATACCGCGCTGAAGCTACGCGAGTCGGTGCCGGCGCATGTCAAACCCACGGCGCAGTGGCTGGCGTTTAATCAACGACTTTTGCAGGGGGAAGCCTCGCTGGCAACGCTCAACGAGCCTGGCTTTTACGACCCGGAAATCGTGTTCTTCGTCGATGAACTGGACAGATATACAGATACCCCGGAATTCTGCATGATCGCCCCGGATGGCACCACGTTCGTGACACGTTTCGCCAGCGCGGAGCTGAATTACGTGACCCGCTGGATTCTTTATAACGGCGATCAGCGGGTTGCCGCCTTTGCCCTGCCCGCGACCTGTCGGCCTGAAGGTTTTCTCGCGGCGCAGCGAAATGGAACCTTGCTGCAACTGGAACCGCAGCAAACCCGGACATTTACCGTCACGACAGGCATAGTCTGA
- the emrD gene encoding multidrug resistance protein D yields the protein MKRQRSVNLLLMLVLLVAVGQMAQTIYIPAIADMAQALNVREGAVQSVMAAYLLTYGVSQLFYGPLSDRVGRRPVILVGMSIFMVATLIAMTTHSLTVLIAASAMQGMGTGVGGVMARTLPRDLYEGTQLRHANSLLNMGILVSPLLAPLIGGLLDTMWNWRACYAFLLVLCAGVTFSMARWMPETRPAGAPRTRLIASYKSLFGNGAFNCYLLMLIGGLAGIAVFEACSGVLMGAVLGLSSMVVSILFILPIPAAFFGAWFAGRPNKRFSTLMWQSVICCLLAGLMMWIPGWFGVMNVWTLLIPAALFFFGAGMLFPLATSGAMEPFPFLAGTAGALVGGLQNIGSGVLAWLSAMLPQTGQGSLGLLMTLMGLLILACWLPLASRISHQGQTV from the coding sequence ATGAAAAGGCAGAGAAGCGTCAATTTGTTATTGATGTTGGTGTTACTGGTGGCCGTAGGGCAGATGGCGCAAACCATTTATATTCCCGCCATCGCCGATATGGCACAAGCGCTAAACGTCCGGGAAGGCGCCGTCCAGAGCGTAATGGCTGCTTACCTCCTGACCTACGGCGTCTCGCAACTGTTTTACGGCCCGCTTTCCGACCGGGTTGGGCGCCGCCCGGTAATCCTCGTCGGCATGTCTATTTTTATGGTAGCGACCCTGATAGCCATGACCACGCATAGTTTGACGGTGTTGATTGCCGCCAGCGCCATGCAGGGGATGGGAACCGGCGTAGGCGGAGTGATGGCGAGAACGCTCCCGCGCGACTTGTATGAAGGAACGCAGCTTCGTCACGCCAATAGCCTGTTAAATATGGGGATTCTGGTCAGCCCACTGTTAGCGCCGCTGATTGGCGGTCTGCTGGACACCATGTGGAACTGGCGCGCCTGTTACGCTTTCCTGCTGGTGCTCTGCGCAGGCGTCACCTTCAGCATGGCGCGCTGGATGCCGGAAACCCGGCCCGCCGGCGCGCCGCGCACACGGCTGATCGCCAGCTATAAATCACTGTTTGGCAACGGCGCATTTAACTGTTACCTGCTGATGCTAATCGGCGGGCTGGCTGGCATTGCGGTCTTTGAAGCCTGTTCCGGCGTGCTAATGGGAGCAGTATTAGGTCTCAGCAGTATGGTGGTAAGCATTCTGTTTATTCTGCCGATTCCGGCGGCGTTCTTCGGCGCCTGGTTTGCCGGACGCCCGAATAAACGCTTCTCAACCCTGATGTGGCAGTCGGTCATTTGCTGTCTGCTGGCAGGCCTTATGATGTGGATTCCCGGCTGGTTTGGCGTGATGAACGTCTGGACGCTACTCATCCCCGCTGCGCTGTTTTTCTTCGGCGCCGGGATGTTATTTCCACTGGCCACCAGCGGCGCGATGGAGCCTTTTCCGTTCCTCGCAGGCACCGCTGGCGCGCTGGTCGGCGGGCTGCAAAATATTGGTTCCGGCGTATTGGCGTGGCTTTCGGCGATGCTGCCGCAAACCGGTCAGGGCAGTCTGGGATTGTTGATGACCCTTATGGGATTGCTGATCCTGGCGTGCTGGCTGCCGCTGGCGTCACGGATATCGCATCAGGGACAGACGGTTTAA
- a CDS encoding ilvB operon leader peptide: MTPSMLNATLLKTAPSRAVVVVRVVVVVGNAP, from the coding sequence ATGACCCCTTCCATGCTGAACGCGACCCTACTAAAAACTGCGCCATCTCGCGCAGTGGTCGTCGTGCGTGTGGTGGTGGTCGTCGGCAATGCGCCGTAG
- the deoR_1 gene encoding transcriptional regulator, with protein METKQKERIRRLMELLKKTDRIHLKDAARMLEVSVMTIRRDLSQDDDPLPLTLLGGYIVMVNKPTSSTNTPLPAKKTHHRDDLPVAILAAGLVRENDLVFFDNGPEMPLVISMIPDDITFTGICYSHRVFIALNEKPNATAILCGGTYRAKSDAFYDANNPSALDSLNPRKVFISASGVHEHFGVSWFNPDDLAAKRKAMERGLRKILLARHALFDEVAPASIGPLSAFDVLISDRPLPTDYAAHCRNGSVKVITPDSESE; from the coding sequence ATGGAGACCAAGCAAAAAGAACGTATCCGACGCTTGATGGAGTTACTGAAAAAGACCGATCGCATCCATCTGAAAGACGCCGCGCGGATGCTGGAAGTTTCGGTGATGACCATTCGCCGCGATCTCAGCCAGGATGATGACCCTTTACCGCTGACGCTGCTCGGCGGCTATATCGTCATGGTAAATAAACCTACGTCTTCAACCAATACGCCGCTGCCGGCGAAAAAGACGCATCATCGGGACGACCTTCCCGTTGCGATCCTGGCCGCCGGTCTGGTACGTGAAAACGATCTGGTGTTTTTTGATAACGGTCCGGAAATGCCATTAGTCATCAGCATGATACCGGATGATATTACCTTTACCGGAATTTGCTACTCGCATCGGGTATTTATCGCGCTTAATGAAAAGCCTAATGCCACGGCGATTCTGTGCGGCGGTACCTATCGGGCCAAGAGCGATGCCTTTTATGATGCTAATAATCCTTCGGCGCTGGACTCGCTCAATCCGCGCAAAGTATTTATTTCCGCCAGCGGCGTACATGAACATTTTGGCGTGAGCTGGTTTAACCCGGATGATCTTGCCGCCAAACGTAAAGCGATGGAGCGCGGTCTGCGCAAAATTTTGCTGGCGCGTCACGCCCTGTTTGATGAGGTCGCGCCTGCCAGCATTGGTCCGCTTTCTGCCTTTGATGTCCTGATTAGCGATCGCCCATTACCGACAGATTATGCCGCTCACTGTCGGAATGGCTCCGTCAAAGTCATCACGCCTGATTCGGAAAGTGAATAA
- the ilvB_1 gene encoding acetohydroxy acid synthase I, small subunit, producing MASSGTTSTPQRFTGAEFIVHFLERQGIRIVTGIPGGSILPVYDALSQSTQIRHILARHEQGAGFIAQGMARTEGKPAVCMACSGPGATNLVTAIADARLDSIPLICITGQVPASMIGTDAFQEVDTYGISIPITKHNYLVRNVNELPQVMSDAFRLAQSGRPGPVWIDVPKDVQTAIIELDALPPSAEKSPSPDFSAESIREAAAMINAAKRPVLYLGGGVINAPARVRELAEKAQLPTTMTLMALGMLPKAHPLSLGMLGMHGARSTNFILQEADLLIVLGARFDDRAIGKTEQFCPNAKIIHVDIDRAELGKIKQPHVAIQADVDDVLAQLIPQIETQPREAWHQLVADLQQEFPCGIPQENNPLSHYGLINAVAACVDDNAIITTDVGQHQMWTAQAYPLNRPRQWLTSGGLGTMGFGLPVAIGAALANPGNKVLCFSGDGSLMMNIQEMATASENHLDVKIILMNNDALGLVHQQQSLFYKQGVFAATYPGSINFMQIAAGFGLDTCDLNNEADPQAALQAIIRRPGPALIHVHINAKEKVYPMVPPGAANTEMVGE from the coding sequence ATGGCAAGTTCGGGCACAACATCTACACCTCAGCGCTTTACGGGCGCGGAATTTATTGTTCATTTTCTGGAGCGCCAGGGGATTCGTATTGTCACCGGCATTCCCGGTGGTTCGATCCTCCCCGTTTACGACGCGTTAAGCCAAAGCACGCAAATCCGTCATATTCTGGCGCGCCACGAACAAGGCGCGGGGTTTATTGCGCAGGGGATGGCGCGAACGGAGGGTAAACCTGCCGTCTGCATGGCCTGTAGCGGGCCGGGCGCGACCAATCTGGTCACGGCCATTGCCGATGCGCGCCTGGATTCCATTCCGTTAATCTGCATTACCGGGCAGGTTCCGGCGTCCATGATCGGTACCGACGCGTTTCAGGAAGTGGATACCTACGGTATCTCTATCCCCATCACCAAGCACAACTATCTGGTCAGGAATGTTAATGAGTTGCCTCAGGTGATGAGCGATGCTTTTCGTCTGGCGCAGTCGGGGCGTCCCGGCCCGGTGTGGATAGACGTTCCTAAAGATGTCCAGACGGCGATAATCGAGCTGGATGCGTTGCCGCCGTCGGCGGAAAAATCACCTTCGCCGGATTTTAGCGCAGAGAGTATCCGCGAGGCCGCCGCGATGATTAACGCGGCGAAGCGTCCGGTACTGTATCTGGGGGGCGGCGTAATCAATGCGCCGGCCCGCGTGCGCGAACTGGCGGAAAAAGCGCAACTGCCGACGACAATGACCTTAATGGCGCTGGGGATGTTGCCGAAGGCGCATCCGCTGTCGTTAGGAATGCTGGGGATGCACGGCGCGCGCAGTACCAATTTTATTCTGCAAGAGGCTGATTTACTGATTGTCCTGGGCGCGCGTTTTGATGACCGGGCGATTGGCAAAACGGAGCAGTTTTGTCCGAACGCCAAAATCATTCACGTGGATATCGATCGCGCAGAGTTAGGCAAAATTAAGCAGCCGCATGTGGCTATTCAGGCGGATGTCGATGATGTGCTGGCTCAGTTAATTCCCCAGATCGAGACACAGCCGCGGGAAGCATGGCATCAGTTGGTTGCGGACTTGCAGCAAGAATTCCCCTGCGGTATTCCCCAGGAAAATAACCCGCTTAGCCACTATGGACTGATTAATGCGGTCGCCGCCTGTGTGGACGACAACGCGATTATTACCACTGACGTAGGTCAGCATCAGATGTGGACCGCGCAGGCTTACCCGCTCAACCGTCCGCGTCAGTGGCTGACTTCCGGCGGGCTGGGCACCATGGGGTTTGGTCTGCCCGTGGCGATTGGCGCGGCGCTGGCGAATCCGGGCAATAAGGTGCTGTGTTTTTCCGGTGACGGTAGTTTGATGATGAATATTCAGGAGATGGCTACCGCCAGTGAAAACCACCTGGATGTGAAAATCATCCTGATGAATAACGACGCGCTGGGACTGGTACATCAGCAACAGAGTCTGTTCTATAAACAGGGCGTTTTTGCGGCGACCTATCCGGGAAGCATCAACTTTATGCAGATTGCCGCCGGGTTTGGTCTGGACACCTGTGATTTGAATAACGAAGCCGATCCGCAGGCGGCGTTGCAGGCTATCATTCGTCGTCCGGGACCGGCGTTGATCCACGTGCATATTAATGCGAAAGAAAAAGTGTATCCGATGGTGCCGCCAGGTGCGGCAAATACAGAGATGGTGGGGGAATAA
- the yidG gene encoding Putative inner membrane protein: protein MPDSRKARRQNDPGLQPERTSLAWFRTLLGYGALMALAVRHYWHQAGFLFWVSIGVLAIVAVILWRYTLSRNLMDVAHRDFSETHVVRDKFLISLAVLSLAILFAVTHIRQLIAFIGDFI from the coding sequence ATGCCGGATAGTCGTAAAGCCCGTCGGCAGAACGATCCAGGGCTGCAACCGGAACGCACGTCGCTGGCCTGGTTTCGTACGCTACTGGGATACGGGGCGTTAATGGCGTTAGCCGTCAGACATTACTGGCATCAGGCGGGGTTCCTGTTCTGGGTATCAATTGGCGTGCTGGCGATAGTGGCGGTGATTCTTTGGCGTTATACCCTGAGTCGTAATTTGATGGATGTCGCGCATCGCGATTTTTCCGAAACTCATGTCGTGCGTGACAAATTTTTGATCTCTCTCGCGGTGTTGTCGCTCGCAATCTTGTTTGCTGTTACCCACATTCGCCAACTTATTGCATTTATCGGGGATTTTATATGA
- the ydeM_1 gene encoding f165: MTGRQDIVVSNDQIQVVVNRQNSQRPQQLYRNLQRLGIRNVHFIPLLEHDRGGSLTADSLCSADWGRFLNSVFDIWVREDIQRISVRLFDETLQQWCSGGNGAKAPDTAQLSAECQKCSLLRFCGGGCPEHRDSQGKNQLCEGYQTFFNYSSPHMRVMRDLLKQHRSPEELMAMLR; encoded by the coding sequence ATGACAGGACGTCAGGACATTGTTGTGAGTAATGACCAGATTCAGGTCGTCGTAAATCGCCAGAATAGCCAGCGCCCTCAGCAACTGTACCGTAACTTACAACGGCTCGGCATTCGCAATGTCCATTTTATCCCATTGCTGGAACATGACCGGGGCGGAAGTTTGACCGCGGATTCATTGTGTTCAGCAGACTGGGGACGGTTTTTAAATAGCGTATTTGATATCTGGGTACGCGAAGATATTCAGCGCATCTCGGTCCGCCTTTTTGATGAGACGTTACAGCAGTGGTGCAGCGGCGGGAATGGCGCTAAAGCGCCGGACACCGCACAGCTAAGCGCTGAATGTCAGAAGTGCTCTTTATTACGATTTTGCGGCGGCGGATGCCCTGAGCATCGGGATAGCCAAGGAAAAAATCAACTTTGCGAGGGCTATCAGACCTTTTTTAACTACTCCTCGCCGCATATGCGGGTGATGCGGGATTTACTGAAACAGCATCGCTCACCGGAGGAGTTGATGGCGATGCTGCGTTGA
- a CDS encoding toxic peptide TisB has translation MSVVDITILILKLIVAALQLLDAVLKYLK, from the coding sequence ATGAGCGTAGTGGATATCACCATTCTTATCCTGAAACTCATTGTTGCAGCACTGCAACTGCTTGATGCTGTTCTGAAATACCTTAAGTAA
- the SBOV38871 gene encoding integral membrane protein, with protein sequence MTLSVFFILLFAALLHASWNAIVKAGNDKLYAAIGVSGSAAVMALLLLPFAPQPAHASIPFLAASTALQVVYTVLVAKTYQVSDMSQTYPLMRGTAPLLVALISVLFPGDSLSPIAWVGIAVICIAILGMACNGRASSQRGIVLALTNACFIAGYTLVDGTGVRLSETALGYTLWSFFLNGACLLTWAMIARRREASRYLAQQWKKGIFGGIGTMGSYGLALWAMTQAPLAVVAALRETSILFGALIAWLLLKEKVAGLRLAAAGGIAVGAILLRLS encoded by the coding sequence ATGACCCTCTCCGTTTTCTTCATATTGCTGTTTGCCGCGCTGTTACATGCCAGCTGGAACGCCATTGTCAAAGCAGGAAACGATAAGCTCTACGCCGCAATCGGCGTCAGCGGTTCCGCAGCGGTCATGGCGTTACTCCTTTTGCCCTTCGCGCCGCAGCCAGCTCACGCCAGTATCCCTTTTTTAGCGGCCTCTACCGCGCTCCAGGTGGTATATACCGTCCTCGTGGCGAAAACGTATCAGGTCTCGGACATGAGCCAGACCTATCCCCTTATGCGCGGCACCGCGCCGTTGCTGGTGGCGCTCATTAGCGTTCTGTTTCCTGGCGACAGCCTGTCGCCAATAGCCTGGGTCGGTATCGCAGTAATCTGCATAGCAATACTCGGTATGGCCTGTAATGGCCGCGCCAGCTCCCAACGCGGCATCGTGTTGGCATTAACTAACGCCTGTTTTATTGCCGGGTATACTCTGGTGGACGGTACCGGCGTAAGGCTCTCAGAAACGGCGCTGGGCTATACGCTATGGTCATTTTTTCTCAACGGCGCCTGCCTGTTAACCTGGGCGATGATTGCGCGGCGGCGGGAAGCGTCGCGTTATCTGGCGCAACAGTGGAAAAAAGGCATTTTTGGCGGGATTGGCACCATGGGATCTTATGGGCTGGCGCTATGGGCCATGACTCAGGCGCCGCTGGCGGTGGTCGCCGCGCTGCGTGAGACCTCGATTTTGTTCGGCGCGCTGATAGCCTGGCTGCTACTTAAAGAGAAGGTCGCCGGGTTGCGTCTGGCGGCGGCGGGCGGAATTGCCGTCGGGGCGATTTTACTCCGTTTGTCATGA